Proteins encoded by one window of Juglans regia cultivar Chandler chromosome 15, Walnut 2.0, whole genome shotgun sequence:
- the LOC109001004 gene encoding class V chitinase-like gives MSSKLVALFLLILLYLALKCHCSTPQSRVKAGYYYTDDGNLISDLNSKLFTHLICGFTFVNPSTHHLFINFSTEQQFSTFADNVKTKNPSVITLLSIWVGRELLLNFFSMINQSSYRNSFVQSSIETARLYGFQGLDLSGVEPTGNSSDMANIGTLLDEWRVAVNSEAKNSSKPELLLVMSGNRLPALGSVIYPIDSMTRNLDWVHVLAYNYYLPAGRDRVTFFHAALYGPSKMANTDDRQLHQDPLLTVQRDLYSIHGIEKTNILLITKLHKTSNKFHGL, from the coding sequence ATGTCGTCCAAACTGGTTGCCctcttcctcctcatcctcctaTATCTCGCTCTCAAATGCCACTGTTCAACCCCACAATCACGGGTCAAAGCCGGCTACTATTATACGGATGACGGAAATCTCATTTCCGATTTAAATTCTAAGCTTTTCACGCACCTTATATGCGGTTTCACTTTCGTTAACCCCTCCACCCACCACCTCTTCATCAACTTCTCCACCGAACAACAATTCTCTACCTTCGCCGACAACGTAAAAACCAAGAACCCGTCCGTTATAACGCTTTTGTCGATATGGGTTGGCAGAGAGCTTTTGCTAAACTTCTTCTCAATGATAAACCAGTCCTCTTACAGAAATTCTTTCGTTCAGTCTTCCATAGAAACAGCTAGGCTTTATGGGTTTCAAGGTTTAGACCTTTCTGGGGTTGAGCCAACAGGAAATAGCTCGGATATGGCCAACATCGGTACCCTTTTGGACGAGTGGCGAGTTGCTGTAAATTCAGAGGCAAAAAATTCAAGCAAGCCAGAGTTACTCCTGGTCATGTCCGGCAATCGTCTGCCAGCTTTGGGTTCAGTGATTTATCCAATTGATTCCATGACGAGGAACTTGGATTGGGTACATGTATTAGCGTACAATTACTATTTGCCTGCAGGTAGGGACAGAGTCACATTCTTTCATGCAGCTTTGTATGGCCCTTCGAAAATGGCTAATACGGATGATAGACAATTGCACCAAGATCCTCTGCTCACGGTGCAGAGGGACCTTTACTCAATTCACGGTATTGAGAAGaccaatattttattgataacaaaATTGCATAAAACGTCCAACAAGTTCCACGGTTTATAA